The window ACAATTGTGCGTGCGTGGATAATATTGTGGATGTCTGTGTTTTTTCTTTTGCTTGTTATGGTTCTTAGTGGCAGGATACACTTTTTGATGATTGATTcaagcctggcattaagttcaggcgtCAAGCTCATCGACTTGAAAATTTTTGGCGACTAAGTATTATCCGATTGGTGACAACAAAGATCACTTGATCTATTTCGGTTTTTATTTCTTTCCTCTTCTATTCTATTTTCAAAATGTCCCTCAATTTTTCTAATTTCATCGTTTaatacaatgagggcattgcatcaaactaatTGTAGGGGAGAGTAAATCtcgggtcattttgaactttttGGATATAAACTTGTCACATATACCTTCATAAAGATTGAAACTTGCATTGTTGATAAAACTAATTTTTGGAACAAGTCTTTAACCATTACGTTATCTTGAATCATAAACACCTAAAATGGTTGAAACTTGTGAATATatggaaaagtaaagtcttttccttgtgtttcaaaacttaaggaagtaaagtcttccttttgtttcatacttgaaattgtcaaagtaaaagtaaagtctttcacttttcaaATGATTTTGTGCTTGAAATGATGAAATCAAACGAAAAATTAAAACTTTTACATGAAACTTAAAGTCTTTCATGTTGTGcaccaaaaccaagtgtttaaagctttatgctttaacacttccggatgaTTCAAGACCATCCATTTCTTTTTAGGAAGTCAAGTCTCTCGAATGTTgcattacttggtgtaggagacttcctaatctacatcatttcatacttgcatcattttaagatgtaaagtaacgtgggaagaggagccaccgagcttcattgtgtgctatcctttttaggagaAATGGCTTCGTGCTAATcttgctagacaacacacgccatagccaaaagctatggcacccttttGTTCGATCAACTAACGAAGGTAGTTTCTACTTCATACATTTTCTCAATATAAGAATAAaatcttgttatgtgggaagtagtcgAGTGAATAAAAGCCTTGAGCTTTGACACTCCCGGGAGAGTCGAGTCTTCCCAATGTTTCATCTTGGAAGTCAAGTCGAGAAacttggaagtcaagtcttccaagttatgttgTATTCCAAGCTTGGGATTAAAGTCTCTCAAGTTAAGTTTTGTACCAAAAAGGcctaagcttggaagtaaactcttCCAAGTATCGCGCAATAGACCCAACGCCAATCTCACACTCAAGGTAGTTGCTTTCTCATCGCCTTAAATACAAGAATGTAGTTCACTTCAGTGATATACATGGGGAATAGCTACCCGTGCGGTCATCCCATAGCTAGGATGGCTTGTATGCACACAACCTTATGAGCCCAAGATGGTTATTGTCTCATCGCCTTCAATACAAGAAGGTAGTTCACTTTTGTGATATACCGGGGCAATAGCTATCTTGCGGttgtcccaaaaccgagatgtcttTGGAATGCACAAATCTTGAAACCAAAATTCTTGAAAAACTTGTCTCGTTTCACAACTTGAATCGTTTTTGCTTTCTTAAACGAAAAAGGTTTTCTTTAAAAAGCCTTGTCTTCCTTAAGGCTTAAACGTTTTTCTTGGGTGACTCATGCAAATTGGTGCTCTATTTAATCAAAGAGAAGCTTGTGGGTAGTTTTTGATCGATTGTGGTTCGAAGAATAAGATGGCGGAGATGAAAACTTGATGATTCTATGGTTTGAAGAAGCTCCTAGAAAGATTTGCACTAAAAAACTCGAATCTTGATATGTTTACTCTTAAAGTGCAAAACTTGTGGAAATTTGAACCTTTCTAAGGAGCATATATATGTTTGTTTGTTTGCATGTTTGCTTGAAGAAGTTGAGAAAATGTGGAGATTTCTAGTTTAGGCTTGAATTGTGATCGATTTTGAGGATATTTGAAGATTGTTTGAAGCGTTGCATTAAGTTTTTGTTAGTAGTTTAAGAAGAAGATATGATGTTATGCTTGGTCCTTAGCAAATGCAATTGTTTGGAGTTTAATCTAGCCATCAAAGTGCTCATCCATGGAGGTATCATTTATTAGCCAACTATTGCACTTTGGCTTTGATCATTGAATGCTATTTTTCTCGAAGTCTTGTTTTGTTGATTTGCTTGCTTGaagacaagcaaggttcaaatgtagggggtttgatattgctctaTCTATACACATTCTATCTCACAATATCTCCCTCATTTCATTCGGTTTTGAGGATCATTGGGCCCGAAAGTTGTTTATTTTCGCAAAAGTGTCGGTTCAAGGCTTGAAGCTCaaattggtgtaaaattgaccaaaaccTAGCCTATTTAGTGAGCCAAAGTGCAGGGCATGATCCAaagtgaaaagggattgcaaaatgggGAATTCCAAGTGAAAAATAAAGATTTTGAAAGTGCAGTACAGTGGTGCGGCGCACCAGACCCAAAAGGCGGCGCACCCTAACACTaaaaagccaaatttcaaattcaaAAATTAGAGATTAGATTCCCAGTTATAAGGTGCGGCGCACCTGCCTTATGGTGCGGCGCACCTCACTCCACGTTATAAGGTGTGACGCACCTGCTATAGGTGCGGCGCACCTCACTGTTTTAAGGCAAAATTTTTGGGCAACTATAAAAGGAAGAGGATAGGGTTTCAAGGGAGAGAGCTGCAGTTTTTAGCACGATTTTTTATCATCAAGctctaatttcatcatccaactgGAGATTAAGGCTAATTTGGAAGATCAAGCAAAAGCTCAAGCAATCTTATCATTAGATCTATCTAGTTTTGCCagttgggttgtaatctccacctgtATTTCTCTAGTTTTGAATTGAATACTTGTAATAGCTTAATCTGATGTTTATTCGTGTTTCAatgcttatgattagtgtaatcttagccatgcttggctaatttgattgtgtttgcttatctatgaatttcTAGTGTAAGGATTTGCCCTAAATTTATTGATTGAAGTTGTTTGAATGACATACATgagcaagtgttattgtgttagctatgagGTCCATTGTTATgcattgttttaggctttactttaattacatagattgtgtagctctcttagtgatttaagaagtgaatcaatttgtgcttcaacactttaAGTGATCTAGAAAACTAAATTGGGAATTTCAAATGATTGTGTTCTTAgtttaggttggttttcaattggcctttagtcaacatagtggtgtttgattatcttaagtaATTTTGATAattgaagggttttaagtgatttcaacccaagcataatctcaataacctcTCATACTTGacttgatcttagaatacaatgcttatgtgagtttgcaaagtGTAGTTTGATTAATGTttggtagtgatgctaaacatttaatagttcaacaactaatgcgatAGCAAATTGGGTAAAAAaaaacggggcaatccaagcatatagaggattaggtaagtgaacactacttagttaactGATTTAGATCTCAATATCTAGTTACTTGCTACTTGTTACTAATTTTAATTGTTAGTTTAAGTTTGTTTACTCGTGCACGTTTTAGTTGTTaatcaaaatcaatcaaaaccccccaattaaacaaaccctaggacaattaatagtttcaattatccgACTTACAccactctcttgggacgaacttgaaatgaatacttgcataaaagtgctataataaccgggtcttaagtgctcgttagttgtgtgtgcttatttgtagtgtttgaatcttgtataaatttgagGGTAATTAATGTATTGTTCCACACACAtcaatggtcaaggttagaagctatggaaccactataagtgtagtacatggtggataactaagggatttatttggtggatttaagtaagggctggtttaaatcattaaTGGGAATTTAGCGcataaactaagcttataaatctttaaggatgactaagAACTATCagcggttctaatttgtctacaaatccTTAGATTTTATCAAACCATTGACAGAatggaattcgaaacacaatcataaccactcattgggtgatacactaaggtgttaagaaaggttgaatattatatatatatatatatatatatatatatatatatatatatatatatatatatatatatatatatatatatatatatatatatatatatatatatatatatatatatatatatatatatatatatatatatatatgggtatgctactttattcgtgcgcccaaggtgtgcattgcatccaagatgggccactTATATCCTAAAATCGGATAAGCGTCGGGAgtcgagcatagtccatccgatcagaatcacgatagcctagttccttgtgacatgctaatcgagaaatcaattagtagggagtCTAGTGTTTACACAAAGGTATATCCATCCattgagtgtctcgcaatcatcccgacactacgttatcttaaatcatggtgaaacacgtcttctctgtccttagctgttgcatgctaggtagcttattttaattatattgctttaatattttaaataaatttataaatcaaaccaacccaactatagcctttacacaatttgatattccggataaaagtggtgtctagaataaaccggttggacttggttattggattttccgaacagtcgccactagtcttggatactaaattatgtataaacccaatcttaattactaaattatctaaataagctctgtttcaaattcgaccgctcaaggaacgaccttaGGTCATATTGCCCTTGCCaatccataggaaggaataatagatttaggccccataaaatataaatttaataatCTGTTGATAAGTTAGTACTGAcaccttgcgacctaacgacatcgcataaATAAACCGCCTGGTTCGGGCATATCATAGTTATTTTTAGCGCCGCTaccggggagcggtagtacgatttggagcctgtatagattagttagtttttaagagaccttTTTGACTGggactagctttgtcagaagttactagtttaccgtagttaggttagataatattaaaaagtttaaaatggacttccttattagtgaacctttaggatggtttaacctacttagaccactaagaattcttccgacacatcctttttctatccgatatcatacattgtacccatccgtcgagatccacacttacctgccgatagttcgATGATGGCCacacgcatcactctcgctgacatcaccaaaccctcgtgaAGCACTCCCGTTTATACACAGTCCAAACTTGGACCTGATGGGCCTCCGGTCACAGATCCCAGTTTATATCGCAGTTTAGTTTGTGCACTTCAATATTTGAGAGTTACTCGACCTGAAATTACGTATGCTGTTTAACAGTTGTGTTTGTTCATGCATGACCCAAGGGAACCTCGCTTCAGTGCTCTTAAACGCGTGTTGCGTTATGTTCGTGGGACAATTGATAATGGGATTCAGATTTTTCCAGCCTCGACTACGAAACTCATTGCCTACTCAGATGCAGATTGAGGAGGTTGTTCCGATATTCGCCGCTCTACATCCGGGTATTTCGTATTTCTTGGTGATAATATTCTATCTTGGTCTTCTAAAAGACAGGCAACCGTATCAAGTTCGAGTACCGAAGCTGAGTATTGAGCGGTTGCTAATACTGTTACTGAGACATGTTGGATACATAACTTACTTCGCGAACTTCACTCACCGCTCTCTCATGCTACCTTGGTTTATTATAATAATGTGAGTGCAGTTTACCTCTTTACCAACCCAGTACAACATTAACGCACAAAACATATTGAGATCGACATACATTTCGTGCGTGATAAGGTTGCTACGGGTGATGTTCATGTTCTTCACCTCCCCACTACTTCTGATTATGCTGATATTTTTACAAAGGGACTTCCCACACGATTATTTACAGACTTCAAATCCAGCTGGAACGTCCGTTCTTTAACTCATGTTCCAACTGCGGGGGCGTATTAGATTGTATATGTTTTTGTAGTCCGTTAGTCTTTTAACATTAGGGTTAAGTAATGTAGTACGTCTATAAATATTGTACAGTTTTCAAAGAATAAATCATTGAAAAATTATCAACTTTATTAACAATCGACTCAGCAACCACACCGTCAACCTTCAATCGATTAAGAACCTTACCCCCCTCGATTTTTAATCTCATAAGAAGCGACCTTTTTTGTCAAGCTATCAATCCTAATGCCCCGAACGAAAGGAGGAAGCCAACCTTCCTCCTTATGCCCCTAAAAAAAAGCTACCGTTTCACTTTGCTTCAAACCCACCTCGAAAAATTGTTGTAGCACCACAAAACACCCAAAGGTGAACCCCCAAATGCATCTTTCTTTTCCACCATATTAACGACAGAGGATGAAACAACATTGGGTGAAATTACATCAACCCTATTAGACTACTTCTAACCCTCCGTGAGTGTTTGATAAACTTACAGTTATGTTTCTAGATTAATTTTAGaaattgaacttatattattattgtatgtATAATTAATGGTAAAATAAGTAATTTAATGTACATGGATCAAAAAATAGTATGTGAAGATCACCTCCCATTTATTatgcatttatttattattataataataaaataataatattaatatttaatccaATCCAAAACCAATGTTGAAATTTAATTTGGTTAGGTTGGCGGCGTTTGAGTGTTTGACTATTTCTCAACTCCCACCACCGCTCATCTCTACTTTTCTATTTCTATAAATTCATTCAATTCAAATCATATTTGAAGCTGCTTCAATTCAACAACAATCATTTACCATGGATTTCTTTACAAAcctaaattcatcatcatcatcatcactcccGCATTTTTTCACAATGTTTCTCACAATCTACATAACAGCACACTTGATCGTTTTTCGTAACTGGAGCCCTAAGATCCGACCCGAATCCGCCAGCTGCTTAATCTCACTTGCTCATGGCACCCCTGCTGTCTTCCTTGCTGCTCACGCAatctactcaaaccctaaccctaaaaattTCGCATCACTCAACACTCCTTCCCAAAACTCTGTTCTTGAATACAGCATTGCTTACTTCTTAATGGATCTTTCTCACTTTTTAATTTATAATCCTACTGATTTTTTATTCATTGGTCATCATTTAGCCACTCTTTTTGTTTTCGCCACGTGTCGATTTTTCGTGTTACGTGGTGCTTATGAAGTTTTGATTTTGCTTGTGCTGGCGGAGGTTACAAGTTTATTTCAAAATGTGTGGACTTTGGCTGGTGCCAGAAAGGGTGATTCTGAAATTGCACGTAAGGTGTTCGATAAAATGTGTGTTCCATTTTACGTGCTTTATTCTGTTGTTAGAGGGTTTTTCGCGCCGGTTTTTGTTTATAAGATGGTTGGGTTTTATTCGAGTGGGGTTGCGGATAGTGTGGTGCCTAGGTGGCTTTGGGTTTCATGGATTTGCGTTGTGGTTATGGCGATTTCGGTTAGTATACTTTGGATGATTAATAATTGGGTTGTGTTGTATAGAGAACGAATGATTAAAACTCACACAGAGAAGAAAATTAGCTAGAGAATGTTTGAATGATCTGTAATATATGTTGTAATTTTATCAATTATGTATAGAAATGCGTCTCGAAGATAATTGTATATCAAATTTCTTGCTTTTATGTGAAATAAaactgttgatgttattgatgctgTACTGTGTTGAACATATGATGCAACTTAAACATACATGGATGATTGAAGAggaatgaatttaataaaacatagGGTACTACTGATAGTTTACACAACGAAACTTAGATGGTAATTCATCTTTGCAGATAATTTTCGTAGCAACCAAACTCCTATATGGGTTCTGTATGCTGTTATTTTCTGCTTTCTTTGTAGGAAGATGATTAATTGTAGAACTTATAATTCTTGGCTTGCTTTATGATATTTTGCAGGCCTCCGATGGGAGATAGAATCATCAAACAAAGACCGAAAAAGATGCAAATCTGAAAAGTAAATGTCAGTTTTAGTTGTATTTTCTTGCTGTAGATAATAATATAAAGGAGATAGTGAAGGAGATATATGAGAATTTTGGGATCaaacaaggttgtaaaagtcgtcgGGACAAGTTGGTCGGGACCTTAGAGAGACGAGTCGGTCGATTTGGGGACGAGTCGGACGTTGACCATtgttgacttttagtaataaataaatCAAACATGCATATATATTATACATAATATATCAGACAtgaaacataaatatttcaaacatagataTATGGCACAAAATTTTatttttgacaaaataaaattcttaatttaactttgactttgaccgacttagaCCCAACTCGGCCCGACATTGCTCGACTCAGCACGATTTTGACCCAACTTTTTAGCGTTGACTAACTTTTAAGACGTTTTTTACCAAGTCGGGACGGGCAAGTCTCCAAGTTGAAGTGTCGGCCGACTCGTTCGACTTTTACAACAGTAGGATCAAACATAGTGACATACCCAATTAGTGCACCAAGACAGGCTGAACTTTTTTGGTTTGTAGATGGCGAGCCACATTATGCAGGGGAGCTAATGAAAATAAAAGGTTAGTATAACAAGAAATTAGTAAATGTTAAAGATACCTCTATAAACATAAAGTGTGCATATCGCTGAAGATATGCTTACAAAATAAGTCGTAGGGGCAAATGCGAAGCCTCCAAAGAAACCAAGTAGACCTCCAAAGAAAGGGAAGGTTATCCCGACAAACATAGTCAACGCTGAACCCAAATAAAAACAGTCAACGACCCTTTAACAATAACTACAACGTGTGTTTCCTTAAACGTAGTGGTATTTTTAATCAAGGTAGTTACTAACCTACGTAGATATTACGTGAGATAAAACGCAGGTACCAGGTTGGTTTGAATCTCAATTTCTTCACTAACAAGGTTTCGATCATATCAAAGACTGGTATTGCATAAATCTGTTAAAAGTCATAGTTTGGTTAACAACTTATAGTAAGTGATGTCGTTGTCACAAATTACATTGGCATCTATAGCTAGCATATCAATAACTTATAGTAATACTGAATGATTGAATGGAAGGCATGTGCACAAGCTGGTAGACCAGTTTATGTGAAACAGAGTTGCTCTGTTTTTAGTTTCTGGTGACATCCGTCTAATTCAACCTTATCATGGTTGCAAATGGCGATTGTGGTGGCCGTTGCGGCTGTTTGGTGACTAGCCCGGCCAATTTTGCTCAAAAACGTATAATTAGTTGGTCAACGCTAAAAAGTCGGGTCAGAGTCGGAAAAAGTCGGGTCAACGTCGATCAACTTCGTTCAAACATCGCCTTTTTGTCTGGCCTTGTCATAGTTTGAAATTAGCTAGAAGAAACACTGACTTAGATAGTATcgcttatatataaattaatagatACACTATAACTATAGAAAAGATTATAAAAAacctatatattatttaattaagacCACATCATcttttttgtaaaacatttatttttaaattaagtatctatgtttaaaatagttatattttatatatttatatttgaaaagtcaacgttggtcaacgtacGTCCCGACCGATTCGACCCTTCCAGGTCCTGACCTCCGTCCCGAGCGACAAGGTACTGACCGACTCGTCTTTGTCTCGTGTCTTTTTCAACCTTCGTCGAATTGAACAATATATACTAAAGTTGTCAAACCAAAATTTCCAAGATAGTCAAATCGGGCGGGTCCATTATACCTGATAGCTGCCGATGACATGGATGACGACAAACATGTTAGCAGCAGCAATAAGCCATTTAGGTTTCTCTAGCGAAATCAGAATGTTATCCGCAACTTCATTTCCAAACATATAATATCCGATCAACGCAACTGGAAAATAACACAACGCGACCACTATATACGCCACAACCACACCCTTCCACATTGGTCCTTTAGAAGGCTTCTCAGGTGTCGAAGGGATCGTTGCCTGAATCTCCAAAACAACATTGTGGCCCGCGTATGCAAATGCCACGTCACCCAAAGCCGTTAGAAAGTTGAAGGTGGTTTGCGTTGGAGTTGTTCCTTTGTACCCGTATTGTACATTTTGTTGCATCCCCTTGTTTATAGAAGCCGTCCAAGCAATTGTGGAGTAACTGTTCAGTAAAAAAGACGTTCGTTAGTTAGATAAACGTTAGGTAGTAACAGTGTTAACTCTTAATTACCTTGCGAGTACTCGGTTTTTGCAACTCGGCGAGTACTTGGTCAGACCTGCTCAGACTTGGGTCAAACTAGTTCAACACTCGGGATAACTCGGTAAattagtcaaaattggtcaaaactcggtcaaagttggtcaaagtcaaactcggtcaaacttggtcaaactcggcCAAAACTCGTGATTACTCATAAAATCAGTCAAAATGATCAAAATTTGGTCAAAACTTGGTCAAAATTGGTCAAATTCAAATTAGGTCAAACTTGGTCTACTGGCCAAACTcggccaaaactcgggattacttggAACATCGGCCAAAACTCGGGCTACTCTGAAAATCAGTCGAAatggtcaaaattggtcaaagttggtcaaacttggtcaaagtcaaacttgggtaGTAATTAGTGTCTAGGGTGATGCAAAAAAACACTCACGTTAAAGACATGACAGCAGCAGCCAACGAGACGCCAGAAATGGAGTTGAAATTTGGAAGGTGAGAAAGTATGAAATGAACAGAAGCAAAGATCATAATGAAGTACGATGTTTTAATCTTTTCACAATCTTCACAAACAGTTTCGTGAAACTTTTTCAACGATTTCCCTCCTGTAACCATGTAGACTATATTGACACCGACTTCGCAAATCAACTGTTGCGGTACAACGATGTATAAGCCGAGCTTTTCACCAAACGCTTCTTGACCTAATTCATGGTACCGATCGAACCTTTTTCCGGGTACCATTTCGTGCATTTGAACCATTTGCCATAGTGTGTATAAGGTTATTACCCATGACAGAATAAGTATAACTACACCTGGTCCCCTGTATTCAAAATCAATTTTGTCTGTTAGTATGAATAGAAGAAATTATTATGTAATATGAAGGAAGATATATTATCCTTGTAGCCAGCTATTGAAACTATTCTCTACACAGGTGCAGATTTATATAATCCTTTAGGCACACATATATGGTACTCACCTTAGCTATTCACTAGTACTATCATTTTGTACTTTGTAGTGTAAAGAacaaatattttttattttttatatatacgaGGTTTTCCTTGTTCGGGTTACGGGTATGTTTGGTGTGGAAATTTTTTGAGCTTCCAGCTTCTTTTATGAAAAAGCTCTTACGTAATAAAAAACTTCGTTTGGTTAAAAGAGCTTAAAGCTTTTAGACGACGGAAAATGCTAGAAGCTACTAGAACTAGCTTTTAAAAAAAGACTCGTAGCCTTTTGTCACTTTAATCTTTTTTAAATAGATAAAGCTACTCTACTAAACGCCTAAATGCATTTAAAAAGCTAACAACTACAAGCTATCAGCTATCAGCTACTAGCTACCAATTAGTTTTACCAAACATACCTTACCTGGGTGCCGAGTATTTTTACTGTGATATACACGGTTTAACTGGAGACCGCTTGCAAGAATCTCAGGGCCCAACCGTTGAGTTAGATGGTTAGTATATATATAGTTTAACATATATTCTTTTATAACTACCCTGTTTGGAGCTCTTAAATTTTGCTGATATTTGATTTTTATGTTGATATGTGCTTTTTTTTAGTAGAAAGTGATAATAGTAAACTTTGTGTTTGCTTTAGAAATAGTACCATCCGAGATTTGACATGGCGTAGGGAAGACTCAACACACCAGCTCCAACCATAGCGGTGACATTGTGAAAAGCAGCGTAATACCATTTTGCGTTTCTAGATGACGTGATTGGAAGCCAATCGTCTATTGCTTTCTGCTCGGCTCTCCTTTTATCCTATTATGAAGACACGAAAGGTAAAAAGATATATTTTTTACTATATTAGTAGATTAGATAAACTTTAAGGAGATGAAAGAATAGCCTTATAAGGAGCCTTACATCATTATAAGATTCATCATCTTGATCTTTTAGGTGAACACTCGACTTCATATCATCTGTATCTTGAGTTCCCATTCTTCGCACAATAAAATATACGCGAAACAGAA of the Rutidosis leptorrhynchoides isolate AG116_Rl617_1_P2 chromosome 5, CSIRO_AGI_Rlap_v1, whole genome shotgun sequence genome contains:
- the LOC139850431 gene encoding lysine histidine transporter 1-like isoform X2 gives rise to the protein MGTQDTDDMKSSVHLKDQDDESYNDDKRRAEQKAIDDWLPITSSRNAKWYYAAFHNVTAMVGAGVLSLPYAMSNLGWGPGVVILILSWVITLYTLWQMVQMHEMVPGKRFDRYHELGQEAFGEKLGLYIVVPQQLICEVGVNIVYMVTGGKSLKKFHETVCEDCEKIKTSYFIMIFASVHFILSHLPNFNSISGVSLAAAVMSLTYSTIAWTASINKGMQQNVQYGYKGTTPTQTTFNFLTALGDVAFAYAGHNVVLEIQATIPSTPEKPSKGPMWKGVVVAYIVVALCYFPVALIGYYMFGNEVADNILISLEKPKWLIAAANMFVVIHVIGSYQLPCIMWLAIYKPKKFSLSWCTNWICIFFGLCLMILSPIGGLQNIIKQAKNYKFYN
- the LOC139850431 gene encoding lysine histidine transporter 1-like isoform X3, with product MGTQDTDDMKSSVHLKDQDDESYNDDKRRAEQKAIDDWLPITSSRNAKWYYAAFHNVTAMVGAGVLSLPYAMSNLGWGPGVVILILSWVITLYTLWQMVQMHEMVPGKRFDRYHELGQEAFGEKLGLYIVVPQQLICEVGVNIVYMVTGGKSLKKFHETVCEDCEKIKTSYFIMIFASVHFILSHLPNFNSISGVSLAAAVMSLTYSTIAWTASINKGMQQNVQYGYKGTTPTQTTFNFLTALGDVAFAYAGHNVVLEIQATIPSTPEKPSKGPMWKGVVVAYIVVALCYFPVALIGYYMFGNEVADNILISLEKPKWLIAAANMFVVIHVIGSYQICIFFGLCLMILSPIGGLQNIIKQAKNYKFYN
- the LOC139850431 gene encoding lysine histidine transporter 1-like isoform X1, producing the protein MGTQDTDDMKSSVHLKDQDDESYNDDKRRAEQKAIDDWLPITSSRNAKWYYAAFHNVTAMVGAGVLSLPYAMSNLGWGPGVVILILSWVITLYTLWQMVQMHEMVPGKRFDRYHELGQEAFGEKLGLYIVVPQQLICEVGVNIVYMVTGGKSLKKFHETVCEDCEKIKTSYFIMIFASVHFILSHLPNFNSISGVSLAAAVMSLTYSTIAWTASINKGMQQNVQYGYKGTTPTQTTFNFLTALGDVAFAYAGHNVVLEIQATIPSTPEKPSKGPMWKGVVVAYIVVALCYFPVALIGYYMFGNEVADNILISLEKPKWLIAAANMFVVIHVIGSYQIYAIPVFDMIETLLVKKLRFKPTWYLRFISRNIYVALTMFVGITFPFFGGLLGFFGGFAFAPTTYFLPCIMWLAIYKPKKFSLSWCTNWICIFFGLCLMILSPIGGLQNIIKQAKNYKFYN
- the LOC139850433 gene encoding TLC domain-containing protein At5g14285-like, whose translation is MDFFTNLNSSSSSSLPHFFTMFLTIYITAHLIVFRNWSPKIRPESASCLISLAHGTPAVFLAAHAIYSNPNPKNFASLNTPSQNSVLEYSIAYFLMDLSHFLIYNPTDFLFIGHHLATLFVFATCRFFVLRGAYEVLILLVLAEVTSLFQNVWTLAGARKGDSEIARKVFDKMCVPFYVLYSVVRGFFAPVFVYKMVGFYSSGVADSVVPRWLWVSWICVVVMAISVSILWMINNWVVLYRERMIKTHTEKKIS